In Xyrauchen texanus isolate HMW12.3.18 chromosome 35, RBS_HiC_50CHRs, whole genome shotgun sequence, one DNA window encodes the following:
- the LOC127628614 gene encoding LOW QUALITY PROTEIN: E3 ubiquitin-protein ligase TRIM39-like (The sequence of the model RefSeq protein was modified relative to this genomic sequence to represent the inferred CDS: substituted 2 bases at 2 genomic stop codons), with protein sequence MASKSFSEEDFSCPVCCDVFKNPVLLSCSHSVCEECIQKFWESKGSKECPVCRRRSSKELPPLNLSLKNLCETFLQERSQRSSSGCEAVCSLHEEKLKLFCLDDQQPVCLVCRDSRTHTNHKFCPVDEAVIDNKEKLNTALKHLQEKLRIFEEFKQNLDQTAEHIKFQARHTERKINEEFEKLHQFLHDEEAARITALREEEEQKSQMRKEKIEKMSRQISSLSHTIRVIEEQMTAEDLSFLQVETMNIYTTSIFIILETNVSFKQXKQIQFGXIICVSFFLQNLKSTMERTQCTPADPENISGVLINVPKHLSNLKFTVIQKMQENVQYTPVTLDPNTAHCKLIVSDDLISVRLSEEKQLLPDNTERFDMYPSVLGSEGFNSGIHCWDVQVGDGTRWFLGVMTESAQRKKQIFSRSGIWCVMFNGGKYVGFITPDQGSRRVSVKEKLQRIRVQLDCDRGKLSFSDPLTNTHIHTFRHTFTERIFPWFTVGCKMYPLMILPVNSSEKKT encoded by the exons ATGGCGTCTAAATCTTTTTCTGAGGAGGATTTCTCTTGTCCTGTGTGCtgtgatgtttttaaaaatcctGTTCTTCTGTCCTGTAGTCACAGTGTGTGTGAAGAGTGTATTCAGAAGTTTTGGGAAAGTAAAGGATCGAAAGAATGTCCAGTTTGCAGAAGAAGATCATCAAAGGAACTTCCTCCATTAAATCTGTCTTTGAAGAACCTGTGTGAGACTTTCTTACAGGAGAGAAGTCAAAGATCTTCATCAGGATGTGAAGCAGTCTGCAGTCTTCATGaagagaaactcaaactcttctgtCTCGATGATCAACAGCCGGTGTGTTTGGTGTGTCGAGATTCcagaacacacacaaatcacaaattctGTCCTGTAGATGAAGCTGTCATCGATAATAAG GAGAAACTCAACACTGCACTAAAACACTTACAGGAGAAACTGAGAATATTTGAGGAGTTTAAACAGAATTTGGATCAAACTGCAGAACATATTAAG tttcaggctcGACACACAGAGAGGAAGATTAATGAGGAGTTTGAGAAACTTCACCAGTTTCTACATGATGAAGAGGCCGCCAGAATAACAGcactgagagaggaagaggagcagaagaGTCAGATGAGGAAGGAGAAGATTGAAAAGATGAGCAGACAGATttcatctctttcacacacaatcaGAGTCATAGAGGAGCAGATGACAGCTGAAGATCTTTCATTcctacaggtggaaacaatgaacaTTTATACAACTTCAATATTCATTATACTGGAGACAAATGTCAGTTTCAAACAATAAAAGCAAATTCAGTTTGGATGAATAAtctgtgtttctttctttttacagaACTTGAAGAGCACAATGGAAAG AACCCAGTGTACACCAGCAGATCCAGAGAACATTTCAGGAGTTCTGATCAATGTCCCAAAACATCTGAGCAACCTGAAGTTCACTGTGATACAGAAGATGCAGGAAAATGTTCAATACA CTCCAGTGACTTTGGACCCCAACACTGCTCACTGTAAACTCATCGTGTCTGATGATCTGATCAGTGTGAGACTCAGTGAAGAGAAACAGCTGCTTCCTGATAATACTGAGAGATTTGATATGTATCCGTCTGTTTTGGGTTCAGAGGGTTTTAATTCAGGGATTCACTGTTGGGATGTTCAGGTTGGAGACGGTACACGCTGGTTTTTGGGTGTGATGACAGAATCTGCTCAGAGGAAGAAGCAAATATTCTCCAGGAGTGGAATCTGGTGTGTGATGTTTAATGGCGGTAAATATGTTGGATTCATTACACCTGATCAAGGATCTCGTCGTGTCTCAGTGAAAGAGAAACTCCAGAGAATCAGAGTTCAGCTGGACTGTGACAGaggaaaactgtcattctctgatcctctcactaacacacacatacacactttcagACACACGTTTACTGAGAGAATATTTCCATGGTTCACTGTTGGCTGTAAAATGTATCCTCTGATGATCTTACCAGTGAACTCCTCTGAAAAAAAGACTTAA